In Flavobacteriaceae bacterium, the following proteins share a genomic window:
- a CDS encoding class A beta-lactamase-related serine hydrolase, with translation MKNHIIYLFTLCFALGYSQNSISEFTNSLDRNIPKQLKEKNVPGLAVAIIDNAEVIYKKGFGLADINNQIKITSETGFNIGSISKLFTAWGVMKLVEKGKLNLDIPVENYLTRWKLPESKFDKSKVTIRGLLGHTGGISVHGYPGFHPDAKLPTLEASLNGENGPVRANEKVELIYEPQTKFEYSGGGYTILQLVIEEVTGKSFEKYMQNQIFKPLKMKHTSFTINQNILKNSATPYDEDGKEVYFEVFTAKAAAGLQTTLEDMLIFVNASLKGNKILNKDTLQLMRKPSKLSRGNYGLGYIIFPLGDITVKGHTGTNTGWESAFLLDFEYKSGMIALTNASKNGEAVARRILREWVKWKTSQIKK, from the coding sequence ATGAAAAATCATATCATTTACTTGTTTACATTATGCTTTGCATTGGGGTATTCGCAAAACTCAATTTCAGAATTTACTAATTCATTGGATAGAAATATCCCTAAACAGTTAAAAGAAAAAAATGTGCCAGGATTAGCTGTTGCTATTATTGATAATGCAGAGGTAATTTATAAAAAAGGGTTTGGATTAGCAGATATAAATAATCAAATTAAAATAACTTCTGAAACGGGTTTTAATATTGGTTCTATATCAAAATTATTTACAGCTTGGGGAGTCATGAAATTGGTTGAGAAAGGAAAGCTGAATTTAGATATTCCGGTAGAAAATTATTTAACCCGATGGAAGCTTCCAGAATCTAAATTTGATAAAAGCAAGGTTACAATCAGAGGCTTGCTAGGTCATACGGGAGGAATTTCGGTTCATGGTTATCCGGGATTTCATCCAGATGCAAAATTACCAACACTTGAAGCTTCATTGAATGGAGAAAACGGGCCAGTTAGAGCAAATGAAAAAGTAGAACTAATTTATGAACCACAAACCAAATTTGAATATTCGGGAGGTGGATATACGATCTTACAATTAGTGATAGAAGAAGTTACAGGGAAATCATTTGAGAAATATATGCAAAATCAAATTTTTAAGCCTTTAAAAATGAAACATACAAGTTTCACTATAAATCAAAATATATTAAAGAATTCCGCAACACCTTATGATGAAGATGGTAAAGAAGTATATTTTGAAGTGTTTACTGCGAAAGCAGCTGCAGGATTACAAACTACACTTGAGGATATGCTGATTTTTGTTAATGCTTCATTAAAAGGTAATAAGATATTAAACAAAGATACATTGCAATTAATGCGTAAACCTTCAAAATTAAGCAGAGGTAACTATGGATTAGGGTATATCATATTTCCGTTAGGAGATATAACAGTTAAAGGACATACAGGAACAAATACAGGTTGGGAATCCGCATTTTTATTAGATTTTGAATATAAAAGTGGTATGATAGCATTAACAAATGCCTCAAAAAATGGCGAAGCTGTAGCTAGAAGAATATTGCGTGAATGGGTGAAATGGAAGACCTCTCAAATTAAAAAATAA
- a CDS encoding PepSY domain-containing protein — MDNKVRHLAKRTRFYRKFHKYIAVPMIVFMFLLGVTGLLLAWKSELKLSPPSQKITQVNQPTISLSKIQENAIRFVKNLNLDTTINRIDYRPSKGIAKVRFEHHFTELQINCYTGELLSNKQRTADIIEMIHDGSILDYLFKNKSDNIKLAYSTITSLVLILLAFSGFWLWLKPRQIRAYKTIKQKKDL; from the coding sequence TTGGATAATAAAGTAAGACATCTCGCTAAACGTACACGTTTCTACAGGAAATTTCACAAATACATAGCCGTACCTATGATAGTTTTTATGTTTTTACTTGGTGTTACTGGATTATTATTAGCTTGGAAAAGTGAATTAAAACTATCTCCTCCTTCTCAAAAAATAACTCAAGTTAATCAACCTACTATATCATTAAGTAAAATTCAAGAAAATGCAATTCGATTTGTAAAAAACTTAAATTTAGATACCACTATCAACCGAATAGATTATCGTCCTTCAAAAGGTATTGCTAAAGTACGTTTTGAGCATCATTTTACAGAATTACAGATTAATTGTTATACAGGGGAATTATTATCTAATAAGCAACGTACAGCAGATATAATAGAGATGATACATGATGGTTCTATTTTAGATTATCTATTCAAAAACAAATCAGATAATATAAAATTAGCTTATTCCACTATAACCTCGTTAGTTCTTATCTTATTAGCGTTTAGTGGCTTTTGGTTATGGCTAAAACCAAGACAAATAAGAGCATATAAAACTATAAAACAAAAAAAAGACTTATAA
- a CDS encoding DNA-binding response regulator: protein MNINYIIVDDEPIAHRIIEGYANNLPQLNKVGNCYNAFEAMQLIQKQQVDLLFLDINMPKLSGFEMLKTLSNPPKVIVTSAYKEFALEGYEFDIIDYLLKPFDFERFLKAINKVQFLGSKSIGTSKNDLHEEQLFIKSDKKLHQIYINDILYIEAYGNYCKVHLEDEIIVTLQKISDFERSLSFDFIRIHKSFIVSKQKIKSIEGNIIHLNNRQIPIGLTYKSVIKTIFK, encoded by the coding sequence ATGAATATAAATTACATTATAGTAGATGATGAACCTATTGCCCATCGTATTATCGAAGGCTATGCTAATAATTTACCTCAATTAAACAAAGTAGGTAACTGTTATAATGCTTTTGAAGCTATGCAGTTGATACAGAAACAGCAAGTAGATCTATTATTTTTAGATATTAATATGCCTAAGCTTTCAGGGTTTGAAATGCTAAAAACATTATCTAACCCTCCTAAGGTAATTGTTACTTCTGCATATAAAGAGTTTGCCCTAGAAGGTTACGAATTTGATATTATAGATTACCTTTTAAAGCCTTTTGATTTTGAACGCTTTTTAAAAGCGATAAATAAAGTTCAATTTCTAGGTTCTAAATCAATAGGTACTTCAAAAAATGATTTACATGAAGAACAATTATTCATTAAAAGTGATAAAAAATTACATCAAATTTATATAAATGACATCCTATATATTGAAGCTTATGGTAATTATTGTAAAGTGCATCTAGAAGATGAAATAATTGTTACGCTTCAGAAAATCTCAGATTTCGAGAGATCATTATCTTTTGATTTTATTCGTATACACAAATCTTTTATTGTTTCAAAACAGAAAATAAAATCTATTGAAGGTAATATTATTCATTTAAATAATCGTCAAATTCCTATAGGCTTAACCTATAAAAGTGTTATTAAAACTATCTTCAAATAA
- a CDS encoding DUF2911 domain-containing protein: MKKIILLVTLFISQIGLSQITKASLSPQTKIEQNVGLAKITLEYGRPGAKDRSIFGALIPYGKVWRTGANSSTKLTIDKDVTFSGEKIPAGKYGLYSIPGESEWTIIIHKNEKLWGAGNYNKANDLLRFKVPVINLKDYQETLSINFENFNANGADLIIQWENSKVVIPVFVDSDALVFKQIEDKLINATGEINAQTYFDAASFYYEKNKDLQLAAQWFDKAISLRPNAFWFKYYRAELAYVLEDNETAKTHVLKALEDAKASASGDYGYIAKCDLLIKKLGIK; this comes from the coding sequence ATGAAAAAAATTATTCTTTTAGTAACACTATTTATAAGTCAAATAGGATTATCTCAAATTACTAAAGCAAGTTTAAGTCCTCAAACTAAAATTGAACAAAATGTAGGTTTAGCGAAAATTACTTTAGAATATGGACGCCCCGGAGCAAAAGACAGATCAATTTTTGGAGCATTAATACCATACGGGAAAGTATGGCGTACAGGTGCCAACTCTTCTACTAAACTAACTATTGATAAAGATGTGACATTTAGTGGGGAAAAAATCCCAGCTGGAAAATATGGATTATATTCTATTCCAGGCGAGAGTGAATGGACTATTATTATTCACAAAAACGAAAAACTTTGGGGAGCTGGCAATTATAATAAAGCTAATGATTTGCTTCGTTTTAAAGTACCAGTAATTAATTTAAAAGATTATCAAGAAACATTAAGTATTAATTTTGAGAATTTTAATGCTAATGGGGCTGATTTAATTATTCAATGGGAAAACTCTAAAGTGGTGATACCAGTTTTTGTAGATTCTGACGCTCTAGTTTTTAAACAAATTGAGGATAAATTAATTAATGCTACTGGAGAGATCAACGCACAAACTTATTTTGATGCAGCTTCATTTTATTATGAGAAAAATAAAGATTTACAATTAGCTGCCCAATGGTTTGATAAAGCAATTTCATTAAGACCAAATGCATTTTGGTTTAAATATTATCGCGCTGAGCTAGCTTATGTTTTAGAGGATAATGAAACTGCCAAAACTCATGTGCTTAAAGCTCTTGAAGATGCTAAAGCTAGTGCCTCTGGTGATTATGGCTATATTGCTAAATGCGATTTATTAATTAAAAAACTAGGTATTAAATAA
- a CDS encoding peptidase M28: MKQLLLITAIVCCSVLQAQTDQKIYDIIDAVSADRIKADVQTLVNFGTRHTLSDTVSNTRGIGAARRWIKSEFESISKNCNNCLEVINQNNLVKKGANARIVHDVVITNVVAIQRGTKYPNRFVMMSGDIDSRVSNATNFTSDSPGANDNASGMAGTIEAARVLSKYKFESSIIYVGLSGEEQGLFGGQGLANYAKEKGWDIIGIMNNDMIGNIQGVDGVIDNREFRIFSEPVPANESEQARRRRRFQGGEVDGISRQMARYIHKNVKTYMPEMKPRMIYRLDRFGRGGHHRPFNDLGFAGVRIMESHENYTQQHQDIRTENGINYGDTFEHVNFGYAKKLTAVNAINLASLAIAPPPPANVAIGGIVQPSAKFKWNKVDGAVGYKIYWRDTTSPTWDHSRYVGDVSEFVLKGIVLDNYFFGIASVGKDGHESMVVFPSRTFR, translated from the coding sequence ATGAAACAACTATTACTCATTACTGCCATTGTATGTTGCAGTGTACTTCAAGCCCAAACAGATCAAAAAATTTATGATATTATAGATGCTGTTTCAGCAGATCGTATTAAAGCAGATGTACAAACGTTAGTAAACTTTGGAACAAGACACACATTAAGTGATACTGTTTCGAATACTCGAGGTATTGGGGCAGCTAGACGTTGGATAAAATCTGAATTTGAGAGTATTTCTAAAAACTGTAATAACTGCCTAGAAGTCATTAATCAAAATAATTTGGTCAAAAAAGGAGCTAATGCTCGTATTGTTCACGATGTTGTAATCACTAATGTAGTTGCTATACAACGTGGTACAAAATACCCTAATCGTTTTGTAATGATGAGTGGTGATATAGATTCTAGAGTATCAAATGCTACTAATTTTACATCTGATTCGCCTGGAGCAAATGATAATGCTTCTGGTATGGCAGGAACTATTGAAGCCGCTCGTGTATTAAGCAAATACAAGTTTGAAAGTAGTATTATTTATGTAGGACTATCAGGAGAAGAACAAGGACTTTTTGGCGGGCAAGGATTGGCTAATTATGCTAAAGAAAAAGGTTGGGATATTATAGGTATTATGAATAATGATATGATTGGAAACATACAAGGTGTTGATGGTGTAATTGATAATCGTGAGTTTAGAATTTTCTCAGAACCAGTACCAGCAAACGAATCTGAGCAAGCAAGACGAAGACGTCGTTTTCAAGGTGGAGAAGTTGATGGAATTTCAAGACAAATGGCACGATATATTCATAAAAATGTAAAAACTTATATGCCAGAAATGAAACCTAGAATGATTTATCGTTTAGATCGTTTTGGTCGTGGTGGTCATCATCGTCCATTTAATGATCTTGGATTTGCAGGAGTTCGTATTATGGAATCTCACGAAAACTATACACAACAACATCAAGATATTCGTACTGAAAACGGAATTAATTATGGAGATACTTTTGAGCATGTTAATTTTGGATATGCCAAAAAATTAACTGCCGTTAATGCAATTAACTTAGCGAGTTTAGCAATTGCTCCTCCTCCTCCGGCTAATGTAGCCATTGGAGGTATTGTTCAACCATCAGCTAAATTTAAATGGAATAAAGTAGATGGTGCTGTGGGTTATAAAATCTATTGGAGAGATACAACATCTCCAACTTGGGATCATAGTCGTTATGTAGGTGATGTTTCTGAATTTGTATTAAAAGGAATTGTATTAGATAATTATTTCTTTGGTATTGCATCAGTTGGAAAAGATGGACACGAGAGTATGGTTGTCTTTCCTAGCAGAACATTTAGATAA
- a CDS encoding steroid delta-isomerase → MKRFNLTSILLFFFLLLTSTFSFAQPNTDVFLFDLNENNGIISISNKVNISSNEGYDNQPSFLDNNTILFASTRNGQTDILKYSILNGNKSWVNTSDGSEYSPLKIPNSNAVTAIQLDKDGTQTLNRYSLKNGKESVLIDDIVIGYQVWYNKSTLISSVLDGEGLSLTISNIKTGEHETIQPKIGRSLHNIPGTDLVSYVSKTNDKWEIRSLNPKTKETKLIVNTVEGADDMCWTPNGTILMGKGDIIYKFNPKQDSKWVEVVSIKGFDIKNISRLAVNTKSNKLSLVAENGKSETPEELVQRQVEAYNSRDLEAFMSTYSDDVKIYFFPEKVRFENKDKMRERFISYFKNTPDLHCEIKNRITISNKVIDEEYILANGKYRSAVAVYEIENGLIQKVTFIY, encoded by the coding sequence ATGAAACGTTTTAATCTTACCTCTATTCTTTTATTTTTCTTTCTACTATTAACAAGTACATTTTCTTTTGCACAGCCTAATACAGATGTATTTCTTTTTGATTTGAACGAAAATAATGGAATCATTTCAATTTCAAATAAGGTAAATATTTCGAGTAATGAAGGTTATGATAATCAACCTTCATTTTTAGATAATAATACAATTCTGTTCGCATCAACAAGAAATGGGCAGACAGATATTTTAAAATATTCAATTTTAAATGGGAACAAATCTTGGGTTAATACATCAGATGGTAGTGAATACTCACCTTTAAAAATCCCAAATAGTAATGCTGTTACAGCAATTCAATTAGATAAAGATGGTACACAAACACTTAACCGTTATAGCTTAAAAAACGGAAAAGAGAGTGTTTTAATTGATGATATTGTGATTGGCTATCAAGTTTGGTATAATAAAAGTACTTTAATATCATCAGTCTTAGACGGAGAAGGTTTATCACTTACCATTTCAAATATAAAAACTGGAGAGCATGAAACAATCCAGCCTAAAATAGGGCGTTCATTACATAATATTCCTGGAACCGATTTGGTTAGTTATGTGAGTAAAACTAACGACAAATGGGAAATTCGTTCGTTAAATCCAAAAACAAAAGAAACAAAATTAATAGTTAATACTGTTGAAGGTGCAGATGATATGTGTTGGACACCTAACGGAACTATTTTAATGGGAAAAGGAGATATTATCTATAAATTCAATCCAAAACAAGATAGTAAATGGGTGGAAGTAGTTTCAATCAAAGGATTTGATATCAAAAATATTTCTCGATTAGCAGTAAACACCAAATCTAATAAGTTATCTTTAGTTGCTGAGAATGGAAAATCTGAAACCCCTGAAGAATTAGTACAACGTCAAGTAGAAGCATATAATTCAAGAGATTTAGAAGCTTTTATGTCCACTTATAGTGATGATGTGAAAATTTATTTTTTTCCAGAAAAAGTACGTTTTGAAAATAAAGATAAAATGAGAGAACGTTTTATATCTTATTTTAAAAATACGCCTGATCTACATTGCGAAATTAAAAACAGAATTACGATTAGTAATAAAGTTATTGATGAGGAGTATATTCTTGCTAACGGAAAGTATCGTAGTGCTGTTGCTGTTTATGAGATTGAAAATGGTTTAATACAAAAAGTAACTTTTATATATTAA
- a CDS encoding sensor histidine kinase, with product MLTYKRKEELSRAEIDGNIFGLFQLFFFLTVGYIALSWLFNLWKHYRQLKNDKTEAELALLKSKIDPHFFFNTLNNLYGLAVEKSDKTPEIILKLSDIMRYTIYEGENDTVAIKDEVSYLEQYIEIHKIRYQKKVSITFEKNISNEELQVSPLLLIMLLENAFKHGIESLIDNAYINLKLSSNDKELNFSIENNYDNSNLKEKGIGLENFKKRLQLLYPKKHILLFNSESNVFFAQLIIKLK from the coding sequence ATGTTGACTTACAAGCGAAAAGAAGAGCTTTCTAGAGCAGAAATCGATGGTAATATATTTGGGCTTTTCCAACTATTTTTTTTTCTTACAGTAGGATACATTGCATTATCCTGGTTATTTAATTTGTGGAAGCATTATCGGCAGTTAAAAAATGATAAGACAGAAGCAGAGTTAGCCTTATTAAAAAGCAAGATAGATCCGCATTTCTTTTTTAATACATTAAACAACCTTTACGGGTTAGCTGTTGAAAAATCTGATAAAACTCCAGAAATCATATTAAAATTATCAGATATCATGCGATATACCATTTATGAAGGAGAAAATGATACTGTTGCTATAAAAGATGAAGTTTCATATTTGGAACAATATATTGAAATTCATAAAATACGATATCAAAAAAAAGTGTCTATTACATTTGAAAAGAATATTAGTAATGAAGAATTACAGGTTTCTCCTTTATTACTCATAATGTTACTAGAAAATGCTTTTAAACATGGGATAGAGAGTTTAATAGATAATGCTTATATTAATTTAAAATTATCTAGTAATGATAAAGAGTTGAATTTTAGTATAGAAAACAATTATGACAATAGTAATTTAAAAGAGAAAGGGATAGGTTTAGAAAATTTTAAAAAACGCTTGCAATTGCTTTATCCAAAAAAACATATATTATTATTTAATTCTGAAAGCAACGTATTTTTCGCACAATTAATAATTAAACTTAAATGA
- a CDS encoding pyridoxal-dependent decarboxylase: MKLDLLRDAYNPETFRAQGHELIDKLTKHLSDNLNGTAPKSNYWNAPEDELEYWKQYLEGGRSEDFFDNLIQHSIHLHHPKYIGHQINPTLPITGLTGLTMSVLNNGMGIFEMGVAGTSIERIITDLLCKKIGFSNTASGFLTAGGTLANLTAMLSARKAKVTEDIWKEGNTRKLGVMVSDQAHYCIERAVGIMGLGELGLIKVPTDSNFAIQIDALEYYYNDAKSNGIEIFALVGSAPSTATGVYDNLEALAAFCKSKNIWFHVDGAHGGAAIFSKTYKHILKGIEYADSVVIDGHKMLMMPALTTALLFKDENHSYQTFSQKADYLLELSNEKEWYNLAKRTFECTKHMMSIHWYAAIKHYGITIFDDFVTTLYHLGEVFAGILNEDVNFEIAIQPMSNIVCFRYYDQELTNNQLDDINQTIRQELLKECEFYILQTKLNDITYLRTTIMNPFTTGDHFKELLSKIKEKAVILKTKKRPIS; the protein is encoded by the coding sequence ATGAAATTAGACTTATTACGAGACGCTTATAATCCAGAAACATTTAGAGCTCAAGGTCACGAGCTTATCGATAAATTAACTAAACACTTAAGTGATAACCTTAATGGAACAGCACCAAAATCTAATTATTGGAATGCCCCCGAAGATGAGTTGGAATATTGGAAACAGTATTTAGAGGGAGGTAGATCTGAAGATTTTTTTGATAATTTAATTCAGCATTCCATTCATCTTCATCATCCAAAATATATCGGTCATCAAATTAACCCTACACTTCCAATTACTGGGCTTACAGGGTTAACCATGAGCGTATTAAATAATGGTATGGGTATTTTCGAAATGGGAGTTGCTGGCACTTCTATAGAGCGTATTATTACCGATTTACTTTGTAAAAAAATTGGATTCTCTAATACTGCTTCAGGCTTTTTAACTGCTGGTGGTACATTAGCTAACTTAACCGCAATGTTAAGTGCTAGAAAAGCTAAAGTTACAGAAGATATATGGAAAGAAGGTAATACTAGAAAATTAGGAGTTATGGTTTCTGACCAAGCTCATTATTGCATAGAAAGGGCTGTTGGAATTATGGGATTAGGGGAATTAGGTTTAATTAAAGTTCCTACAGATTCTAATTTCGCTATACAAATTGATGCATTAGAGTATTATTATAACGATGCAAAATCAAATGGAATAGAAATTTTTGCTTTGGTAGGTAGTGCACCTTCAACAGCAACAGGAGTGTATGATAATTTAGAAGCTTTAGCTGCTTTTTGTAAATCAAAAAATATCTGGTTTCATGTAGATGGAGCTCACGGAGGAGCTGCGATTTTTTCAAAAACTTACAAGCATATTCTAAAAGGAATCGAATATGCTGATTCTGTAGTTATAGATGGACATAAAATGTTAATGATGCCAGCGTTAACAACAGCTCTGTTATTTAAAGACGAAAACCACTCTTATCAAACATTTAGTCAGAAAGCAGATTACTTATTAGAGCTTTCTAACGAAAAAGAATGGTATAATTTAGCTAAACGTACTTTTGAATGTACTAAACATATGATGTCCATACATTGGTATGCAGCTATAAAACATTATGGAATTACTATTTTTGATGATTTTGTAACTACACTATATCATTTGGGTGAAGTATTTGCCGGAATATTAAATGAAGATGTTAATTTTGAAATTGCAATACAACCTATGTCTAATATTGTGTGTTTTAGATATTACGATCAAGAGTTAACAAATAATCAACTTGATGATATAAATCAAACTATTCGTCAAGAGCTACTAAAAGAATGTGAATTCTATATTTTACAAACTAAATTAAATGATATCACGTATTTAAGAACTACTATCATGAATCCTTTTACAACAGGAGATCATTTTAAAGAGTTGCTTTCAAAAATAAAAGAAAAAGCGGTTATCTTAAAAACAAAAAAAAGACCTATTAGTTAA
- a CDS encoding DNA-binding response regulator, translated as MKHLKCLIVDDEPPAIRLLEKYIEKIHFLECVSTSTNSLEALAIIEKRDIDLVFLDIQMPDLTGIQLSKIIDEKTKIIFTTAYPQFAIESYELNAVDYLLKPFDFERFYQAILKVKSENKVNPIKPDEAFIFIKTDGKNNFEKVYIKDICYIEGLKNYVAIHLTNKQIITYNTLKHIETYLPSSAFVKIHKSFIIALQHIDKTDSLSVQIKDKYLPIGNTYKQLFFDVIKKNKL; from the coding sequence ATGAAACACCTAAAATGTTTAATAGTAGACGACGAACCACCAGCAATTCGATTACTTGAAAAGTATATTGAAAAGATACATTTTTTAGAATGTGTAAGCACTAGTACAAACTCTTTAGAAGCATTAGCGATTATTGAAAAAAGAGATATCGATCTCGTGTTTTTAGATATCCAGATGCCAGATTTGACTGGAATACAACTTTCAAAAATTATTGATGAAAAAACTAAAATTATTTTTACCACTGCATATCCACAGTTTGCCATAGAAAGTTATGAACTTAATGCTGTAGATTATCTTTTAAAGCCTTTTGATTTTGAACGTTTTTATCAAGCTATATTAAAAGTTAAAAGTGAAAATAAAGTAAACCCTATAAAGCCAGATGAAGCGTTTATATTTATTAAAACTGACGGCAAAAATAATTTTGAAAAGGTATATATAAAAGACATCTGTTATATTGAAGGCTTGAAGAATTATGTAGCGATTCATTTAACAAATAAGCAAATTATTACTTATAATACCCTAAAGCATATTGAGACTTATTTACCATCAAGTGCATTTGTTAAAATCCATAAATCATTTATTATAGCCTTACAACATATTGATAAAACCGATTCATTATCTGTGCAAATTAAAGATAAGTATTTACCTATTGGGAACACATATAAACAATTGTTTTTTGATGTGATTAAGAAAAATAAACTTTAG
- a CDS encoding magnesium chelatase: MNIETITTLGALKKADYKSKSIKDELRDNLIQKIKNKEVRFKGVHGYENTVIPELERAILSRHNINLLGLRGQAKTRLARLMLNLLDEYIPVVEGSEINDDPFQPISRYAVELIKDKGDETPIYWMHRSERFAEKLATPDVTVADIIGDVDPIKAANLKLSYADDRVIHYGMIPRANRCIFVINELPDLQARIQVALFNILQEGDIQIRGFKLRLPLDMQFVFTANPEDYTNRGSIVTPLKDRIGSQILTHYPEDIETAKIITQQEANINVTQADLVTVPELAKDLLEQIVFEARDSEYVDSKSGVSARLSITAYQNLLSGAERRALMCGDKTTTLRMSDFVGIIPAITGKVELVYEGEQEGANVVAFNLIGEAVKSLYPEFFPKIEKLERQGEETPYDNIISWFFNNNDGFELLDDLNDEIYQTVLDKITPLEELLQEYQPKVSKEESYFVKEFVLWGLTEFKKLSKYRYSEGIQFKDPYGSFINGL; the protein is encoded by the coding sequence ATGAATATAGAAACTATTACAACTTTAGGAGCTTTAAAAAAAGCTGATTATAAAAGCAAATCTATAAAAGATGAATTAAGAGATAATCTAATTCAGAAAATAAAAAATAAAGAAGTAAGATTTAAAGGGGTTCATGGGTATGAAAACACAGTAATTCCAGAATTAGAGCGCGCCATTTTATCACGTCATAATATTAACTTACTAGGATTACGTGGTCAGGCAAAAACACGTTTAGCAAGGTTGATGTTAAATTTGTTAGACGAATATATACCGGTAGTAGAAGGTTCAGAAATAAATGATGATCCATTTCAACCAATTTCGAGATATGCAGTGGAGTTAATTAAAGATAAAGGCGATGAAACTCCTATTTATTGGATGCATAGGAGCGAGCGTTTTGCCGAAAAATTAGCTACACCAGATGTAACAGTAGCAGATATAATTGGTGATGTAGATCCTATTAAAGCTGCAAATTTAAAACTGAGTTATGCAGACGATCGCGTTATTCATTATGGGATGATCCCTCGTGCTAATCGTTGTATTTTTGTAATTAATGAACTTCCAGATTTACAAGCGCGAATTCAAGTAGCGTTATTTAATATTTTGCAAGAAGGAGATATTCAGATTAGAGGATTTAAATTACGATTACCTTTAGATATGCAATTTGTATTTACTGCCAATCCAGAAGATTATACTAATAGGGGTAGTATAGTTACGCCGTTAAAGGATAGAATTGGATCTCAAATACTAACTCATTATCCTGAAGACATAGAAACAGCAAAGATTATTACGCAGCAAGAAGCTAATATAAATGTCACTCAAGCAGATTTAGTCACTGTTCCAGAGCTAGCAAAAGATTTGTTAGAACAAATTGTTTTTGAAGCAAGGGATAGTGAGTATGTAGATTCTAAAAGTGGAGTATCTGCTCGTTTAAGTATTACAGCATATCAAAATTTACTAAGTGGTGCAGAACGACGTGCGTTAATGTGTGGTGATAAAACAACAACACTCCGTATGAGTGATTTTGTTGGAATCATTCCAGCAATTACAGGAAAAGTAGAATTAGTTTATGAAGGTGAGCAAGAAGGAGCAAATGTTGTAGCTTTTAATTTAATTGGAGAAGCAGTTAAAAGCTTATATCCTGAATTTTTTCCAAAAATAGAAAAATTAGAACGCCAAGGAGAAGAAACACCTTATGATAATATAATATCTTGGTTTTTTAATAATAATGATGGATTTGAATTGTTAGATGATTTAAATGATGAAATATATCAAACAGTATTAGATAAAATAACACCTTTAGAAGAACTGTTACAAGAATATCAACCTAAAGTTTCTAAAGAAGAAAGTTATTTTGTGAAAGAGTTTGTACTTTGGGGGTTAACCGAATTTAAAAAATTAAGTAAATACAGATATTCAGAAGGTATTCAGTTTAAAGATCCTTATGGAAGTTTTATTAATGGATTGTAG